The following coding sequences are from one Lolium rigidum isolate FL_2022 chromosome 6, APGP_CSIRO_Lrig_0.1, whole genome shotgun sequence window:
- the LOC124664824 gene encoding uncharacterized protein LOC124664824, with product MEPTAANLLPETEQLAQGSERRGWGRWAFLVTVSLLLTGSFAWGVFQARHSRRDLTFVIVAYYLIALLWCCLAKLKLLCRDDPAVASKWRRVRFAAWVVFVTLAYTIEMRVAEATPDPWLKNAVWWLTSLGICLAFYFFIAREDAGRRTDSPLLEVSPEQRV from the coding sequence ATGGAACCTACCGCGGCGAATCTCTTGCCGGAGACGGAGCAGCTGGCTCAGGGCTCGGAGCGGCGCGGGTGGGGGCGCTGGGCGTTCCTGGTGACCGTGTCGCTCCTCCTCACCGGCAGCTTCGCATGGGGCGTGTTCCAGGCGCGCCACAGCCGGCGAGACCTCACCTTCGTGATCGTCGCCTACTACCTCATCGCGCTGCTCTGGTGTTGCCTCGCGAAGCTGAAACTCCTTTGCCGCGACGACCCGGCGGTGGCGTCCAAGTGGCGGCGGGTCAGGTTTGCCGCGTGGGTGGTGTTCGTGACGCTGGCGTACACGATCGAGATGCGCGTCGCCGAAGCGACCCCTGACCCGTGGCTGAAGAACGCCGTCTGGTGGCTCACCAGCCTCGGCATATGCCTCGCGTTCTACTTCTTCATTGCCCGTGAGGATGCCGGACGCCGGACGGACAGTCCTCTCCTCGAAGTGTCCCCCGAGCAGAGGGTTTGA